CGAGGCGGGTGAGCAGGTCGCCGCTGGTGTCGGTGGGCCGGACCTGCTCGGTGATGGTGCCGTAGACGGGCCCGGAGTCGAGCCCTTCCTCGATCAGGAAGGTGGAGGCGCCGGTGATCTCGTCGCCCGCCAGGAGGGAGTGCTGCACGGGGGCGGCACCGCGCCAGGCGGGCAGCAGGGAGAAGTGCAGGTTGACCCAGCCGTGGGCGGGGATGTCGAGGGCGACGCGGGGCAGGAGCGCACCGTAGGCGACGACGGGACAGCAGTCGGGCGCGATCTCCCGCAGCCGCGCGAGGAAGTCCTCGTCCCGGGGCCTGTTCGGCTTGAGGACCTCGATCCCGGCCTCCTCCGCCCGCTCGGCGACGGGACTGGCGACGAGCCTACGCCCACGCCCCGCCGGTGCGTCGGGCCGCGTGACGACGGCGGCCACCTCGTGCCGCCCGGACGCGAGCAGGGCGTCCAGCGCGGGAACGGCGACTTCGGGGGTACCTGCGAAGACAAGCCTCATGGGTGAGTGACGGCCTCTCGGGCGGGAGCTCTGACGGACCCACACGCGTCCGGCTGCGCGAAGGCGTACGGGCAGCGCACCAGTCTATGGGGCCGGGGTGCCCGGGGCGCGACGGCCGTCATGACGCGGGGCACGTGCGACTCACGGCGCGCGGCTCGCCTCGCCTCTCGGGGCATGCATACGCGCGAAACGCCCTCGGGCGTACTCCTTCGCACATCACCCCTCGGGGCGTACACATGCGCGAGCCACCCCTCGTGGTGTGTACACGCATGCCCGCTCCGGGGTCGTACACATGCACGCATCACCCCTCGGGGGCGTACGCATATGCCCTTACGCCCCCGCACCGTGACCACAGACCAAAAAGCGCGTTGGTCAAGAAAGAGTTGACCGCAACGGGCCGCCGCGATCGCGGCCCGACCCTTTTCAACGCCGGTTCGAGAGGCTTGTTCATGGCCGACCACGCAACCCACGACGCCCAGGCCCGGGCCAGCCTGCACTTGCTGGTGCGGGACATCGAACGGGTCCGCCGGCAGGTGGACGCACTGCGCACCCTCACCGCCCAGTTGGGCAACGTCTACCGCCCGCGCCGCTCCGGCCCGTCCACAGGCTTCGTCGTCTACGGACGCGCCCCCGCCCCGACCGTCCGCCTCGCCCAGGAACTGCGGGACAGCGTCGAGACGCTGGTCACGGCGGCCGTGGACTTCGACCGTTCACTCGGCTTCTCGTGGGACGCCGTGGGCTCAGCACTCGGAGTCACCAAGCAGGCGGTCCACCGCCGCTACGGCGCCCGCCGCGCCGCCGCCCAGGCAGCCGCCGAGACCGAGCGCTCGCCGGAGCCGTCCGGCACCCGCACGCTCAACGTGGGCGCGGGTATCCCCACGGTCCCCGCGGCCCGCTCGATGCCGACTCAGCCGACGGCCGGCAGCCCCACCCTCCGCGACGAGGTGAGGCCGACGGCGTTCCCCGGCCCGCGCAACGGCTGAGCCGCCCTCCTGTCTGCCTCCCGGGCCACCGGGAGGCAGCCGTACGGCCGCGCCGCACACCGGCTCGCGGGCACGGCCGTGCGAGGGATGTCCGGCCGCACCGCGGGGCGCCGAAAGGCGCGAGAAGGGCGCCGCAGCGCCGAGGAGCGCGGGAAGCGCGGCCACATCGGCCGCCGCCTCGACGCGAGGCGACGCGAGGCGAAGCGGGGCGAAACGGGGCGAAGCTAAGCAAGGCGAAGCAAGGCGAAGCAAGGCGAAGCAAGGCGAAGCAAGGCGCGCAAATCGAACCCCGATCGGAACTCATCCGATGTCCGGCGGATCAATCCGAATCCGCACCGCGTCACTGCCTCCGCTCCCGCCGCTCCCTCCACGCGCCGTCCGGGCCGCCAGCGCGGTCTTCAGCGCGGAGGCCAACGCGGCACCGCTCCCGGGCCGCACTCGGACGAGTGCCCGCTCCCACCGCTCACCCGGCGGCGGCCCTCCGGCCCGTCGCGGCCGCCCGGCCTCGCCGACCGGCACGGGCACCGGCCCCAACACCTCGGCGTCCGGCGGCAATTCGGCGCCACGAAGAAACTCCGCCACGGCCTCGGCCTTCCCCGACACGGCGGCCATCCGCGACACCGGCGGGAATCCCAGCTCGGCACGCTCGGCAAGCTCGCGCACCGCGTGCCCGACGGGGTCCCACCGGACGAGCGCCTGAACAGGCCGCAGGGTCGGTTCGGCCACGACCACGACGGTTCCACCCGCCGACTGCGGTCGCACGAGCGCACCCGCTCCGATCCACCGTCGCAGTGCGTCCTCCCCCGCGCGCAGGTCGGGCCGGGAAAGCATGGCCCAGCCGTCGAGGAGCAGCGCGGCCGCGTACCCTCCCTCGGCGACGGGCTCGGCCCCGGGGGTGCTGACGACGAGCGCCGATGTCGACGGCACCGTGTCCAGCACCTGCTCACGCCCCGAGGTCCGCACCGGAACGGCCGGGAACGCGCGTCCCAGTTCCTCGGCGGTCCGTCGCGCCCCCACGACCTGCGCCCGCAGCCGGAACCCGCCGCACTCCGGACAGTGCCAGGAGGTCTCCTCCCGCCCGCACCAACAGCACCGCAGCTCCCCGGCGTCCTGAGCGGCCAGGGGCCCGGCACAGTGCCGGCACCGGGCGGGGGCACGGCACTGCGCGCAGGCCATCCGGGGCACGTAGCCACGCCGGGGCACCTGCACGAGCACGGGGCCGTGCCGCAGCCCTTCCCGTACGACCTCCCAGGCGAGCGTCGGCAGGCGCGCCGCCCTGGCCGCCTCGTCCCGGGCGAGGTCCCCGTCCCCCACGGTCCGCACCAGGGGCGCGGCGGCCCGCACCTGCTCGCGATCGGCGACGAGCGGCGCGGCCCACCCGCTCTCGACGAGCTGGGCGGCCTCGACGGTGCAGCCCCAACCGCCCAGCAGGAAGGCGCACTTGTCGCGTGAGGCGCGCAGTTCGAGCACTTCACGGACATGCGGGAAGGGAGCGTTGTCGTCACTGTGACTGGCGTCCCCGTCGTCCCAGACGACGACGAGCCCGAGATTGCGTACGGGCGCGAACATGGCGGCTCGCGTGCCGACGACGGCGCGCACGGCACCGCGCCGCACGGCGAGCCACTCCCGGTACCGGCGCTCCTGCCCGGCGTCGGCGGTCAGCAGCGCGTGCTGCCCGTCCCCGATCAGCCCCCGCAGCGCGGCGTCGACCCGTGCGGCGGGCCGCCCGGCGGGCACGACGACCAACGCCCCGCGCCCGGAGGCAAGCGTCGCCTGCACGGCCAGAGCGATCTCTTCCGCCCATTGGGGCCCGGGCAGGGCGGTCCATACGGCCCGGGGCGAACCGCCGGAGGCCAGTGACCCGAGGAACTCCGCTCCCCGCCCGTAGCGTCGCCAGGACTTGGGATCGGGCGCGGAAGGCGGCGCGGGCGGCGGCCCCATCTCCGCGGCCTCCGCCCTGGCGTGCCGAGGCGGAACGGCGAGCTGCAGCACATCGGCGACGCTCCCCGCATACCGGTCGGCAACGGCCCGGGCGAGCCCGAGCAGCTCGGGGGAAAGGACGGGTTCGGGCGACACGACCTGGGCGAGCGCGGCGAGGGGCCCCGAGTAGTCGGACTCGGCCACGCGCTCGACGAGAAATCCGTCGATGAGCCCGCCCCCCTCGCGCCGACCTTCCCGCACGTTGCGCCCGCCGGCGCCGAACCGCACGCGGACCCTCACCCCGGGCCGGGCCACGGCGTCGAGCTCCTCGGGCACCGCATAGTCGAAGTACCGGTCGAGATGCAGCACACCCTTGTCGACCAGTACGCGCGCGACGGGCAGCTCCCTGGCCAACGCGGCTCCCCGCCACGTCCGCGGCTTGGCCCTGGGCTCCTTGGCCTTGCGCACGGCCTCCCGCATCAGTGCAAGCTGCTCGGGCGGCGCGGCCTCTTCCCCGCCCGCCCGCTGCTGCCCGTTCCCGCTGCTCACGCTTGCATTCTTACCAAACACCTCTGACACCGGCGCATGTCAGAGGCCCTCACAGCCCCGCACGCACCGGCCAGGATCCCGAGTTCAGTCCGGCGACGGCGAAAATCCCAAGTTTCACAGCACGCCACAGCGCGCTCCACCGAAGCAACCGCAGCCCTCGCACCGGGAGATCATCAGCCTAGGAACCCACAAGCCCACCCGGCCACTCATTTCCGAGGGCCGACCACTCATTTCCGACGCGCCGAGGCCCGGCCCCCCAGAAGGGCGCCGGGCCTCGTCGTACGAGCGCAGGAGGGCTTACAGCCCGGCCGCCTTCCGCAGCGCCTCCACCCGGTCCGTGCGCTCCCATGTGAAGTCGGGGAGCTCGCGGCCGAAGTGGCCGTACGCCGCCGTCTGGGCGTAGATCGGGCGGAGCAGGTCGAGGTCGCGGATGATCGCGGCCGGGCGGAGGTCGAAGACCTCGGTGATCGCGCTCTCGATCTTCTCGGCGTCGACCTTGGCCGTGCCGAAGGTCTCGACGAACAGGCCCACCGGCTCGGCCTTGCCGATCGCGTACGCGACCTGGACCTCGCAGCGGGACGCCAGGCCCGCGGCGACGACGTTCTTGGCGACCCAGCGCATCGCGTACGCCGCCGAGCGGTCCACCTTGGACGGGTCCTTGCCGGAGAACGCGCCGCCGCCGTGGCGGGCCATGCCGCCGTACGTGTCGATGATGATCTTGCGGCCGGTGAGGCCCGCGTCACCCATCGGACCGCCGATCTCGAAGCGGCCGGTGGGGTTGACCAGAAGGCGGTAGCCCTCGGTGTCCAGCTTGATGCCGTCGTCCAGCAGGGCCTTGAGCTCCGGCTCGACCACGAACTCGCGGATGTCGGGGGCCAGGAGCGACTCGAGGTCGATGTCGCTCGCGTGCTGCGAGGAGATGACCACCGTGTCCAGGCGGACCGCCTTGTCACCGTCGTACTCGATGGTGACCTGGGTCTTTCCGTCCGGGCGCAGGTACGGGATCGTGCCGTTCTTGCGGACATCGGAGAGGCGCTTGGACAGGCGGTGCGCCAGGAAGATCGGCAGCGGCATCAGCGTCGGGGTCTCGTCCGTCGCGTAGCCGAACATCAGGCCCTGGTCACCGGCGCCCTGGCGGTCCAGTTCGTCGTCGTCGCCCTCGACACGCGACTCGTACGCCGTGTCCACGCCCTGGGCGATGTCCGGGGACTGCGCGCCGATCGACACCGAGACACCACAGGACGCGCCGTCGAAGCCCTTCTTCGACGAGTCGTAGCCGATCTCCAGGATTGTGTTGCGGACCAGCGTCGCGATGTCCGCGTAGGCCTTGGTCGTGACCTCGCCGGCCACGTGCACCAGGCCGGTCGTGATCAGCGTCTCCACGGCGACCCGGGATGTCGGGTCCTCTCGGAGAAGCGCGTCGAGAATGGTGTCGCTGATCTGGTCAGCGATCTTGTCGGGGTGACCCTCGGTCACGGACTCCGAGGTGAACAGGCGACGGGACACAACGCTCCCTGTGGTTGCAGCGGCTGCTGGCTGATCATTGGCGGACGGGACGGGGGCTGCGCCCGGCGTCGTCCGAGAACAGTTTATCGGTCGCGCTCAGCCACCGGCCCACGTGTCTCGCCTCTCGGGAGCGCTGTGACCTGCGGCACGGGCATTCTGCCCAATGCCGAGCTCTCATTTCCAGAGTCGCCACGCCTCAATGTCCCCGGTTTCAGCGAGCCGCGAGAGGAATGCAACATTCAGCCCAGCCGACGGGCCACGAGATCCCATACCGTCTCGGCCAACGCTTCCTTCGGCCCGTACGGCACCGGGGTCTCACTGCCGTCGGCGCCCAGCACGACCGCCTCGTTCTCCTCGGAGCCGAAGGTCTTGCGCTCCCCCACCTCGTTCACCACGAGCAGGTCGCAGCCCTTGCGCTCCAGCTTCGTACGGCCGTTGGCCAGCACGTCGTCCGTCTCCGCGGCGAAACCGACGACCACCTGGCCCGGGCGGGCGCGGTCGGCCGAAATCTCCGCAAGAATGTCCGGATTCCTCACCAGGGCGATGGGCTCCGGGTCCTGGCCGTCCTTTTTCTTGATCTTTCCGGAGGCGTAGACGGCCGGACGGAAGTCCGCCACCGCCGCCGCCATCACCACGGCGTCCGCGTCCGCCGACGCCTTCAGCACCGCCTCGCGCATCTGGACCGCGGTCCCTACCTGTATGACGTCCACTCCGGCCGGGTCGGGCAGGCCCGTGTTCGCGGCGACCAGTGTGACGCGTGCGCCCCGGGCCGCGGCCGTCCGGGCGAGGGCGTAGCCCTGCTTGCCGGAGGAGCGGTTGCCGAGGAAGCGGACGGGGTCGAGGGGCTCGCGGGTGCCACCGGCGCTGACGACGACATGGCGGCCCTTGAGGTCCGGCTCGGCCACGCCCCGCGCCAGCACCCGGCGGCAGACCTCGAAGATCTCGGCCGGGTCGGGCAGTCGGCCCTTGCCCGTGTCGACACCGGTCAGGCGGCCGACCGCCGGTTCGATGACGACGGCGCCCCGGCGGCGCAGCGTCGCCACGTTCTCCTGAGTGGCCGGGTGTTCCCACATCTCCGTGTGCATGGCGGGCGCGAAGACGACCGGGCAGCGGGCGGTGAGGAGTGTGTTGGTCAGAAGGTCGTCGGCGAGGCCGTGGGCCGCCTTGGCGAGCATGTCGGCCGTGGCCGGGGCGACGACCACGAGGTCGGCGTGCTGGCCGATGCGGACGTGCGGAACCTCGTGGACGTCGTCCCAGACCTCGGTCGACACGGGGTTGCCGGAGAGGGCGGACCATGTCGCGGCGCCGACGAAGTGCAGCGCGGAGGCGGTCGGCACGACGCGCACGTCATGTCCGGACTCGGCCAGTCTGCGCAGCAGCTCGCACGCCTTGTACGCGGCGATCCCGCCACTGACCCCCAGAACGACCTTCGGCTTGCCCACCGGGCCTCCCTGCACTCGACACCCGTACGCCGCGGCTCATCGGCGTACGGGTCTATGACACACCACAGGCCCGACAGATGTGCTGTCGGGCCTGTGGAAAAACCTACTGCGGTCTGCAGATATGACTTACTGCAGCTGATTACTGCGCCGGGCCCTCGATGGCCTCGGACGTCAGCAGACCCGCGTTGATCTCGCGCAGGGCGATCGAGAGCGGCTTCTCGTGGACGTGGGTGTCGACGAGCGGACCGACGTACTCGAGGAGGCCCTCACCGAGCTGCGAGTAGTACGCGTTGATCTGGCGGGCCCGCTTGGCCGCATAGATCACGAGGCTGTACTTCGAGTCGGTGGCCTCGAGGAGCTCGTCGATCGGCGGGTTGATGATGCCCTCGGGCGCGGTGATGGAAGAGGACACGCTCTACCTTCCGAAAGATGGGAAAGATCAGACCTGATCACACAACCCTGATCACACAACGTTCATCAAGGCTAGCAGCTCGCGCGCCACATCCTCGACGGAGGTGTTGACCAGGGTCACATCGAACTCGGGCTCGGCCGCCAGCTCGATCTTGGCCGCCTCCAGGCGGCGCTCGATCACCTCGGGCGGCTCGGTGCCCCGTCCGGTGAGTCTGCGCACCAGCTCCTCCCAGGAAGGAGGAGCCAGGAACACCAGCCGACCCTCGGGCATGGACTCGCGGACCTGCCGGGCACCCTGGAGGTCGATCTCCAGCAGCACCGGCACACCGGCCTCCAGGTGCTCCAGCACGGCCGCCCGCGGGGTGCCGTAGCGGTTGCCGGCGAACTCCGCCCACTCCAGCAGCTCGCCGTTGGCGATCAGCTTGTCCATCTCCTCGTCGGTGACGAAGAAGTAGTGGACTCCGTGCTGCTCGCCGGGGCGGGGCTTGCGGGTCGTCGCCGAGACCGAGAGCCAGACCTCGGGGTGTTCCTTGCGCATATGGGCGACGACCGTGCTCTTGCCGACCCCGGAGGGGCCGGAGAGCACGGTCAGCCGCGGACGTTCACTCATGCAGCGATTATTCCAGCAATCCCGGGGTGCCCCGGACTCAGCTGGCGGTGCTGCCGAACTCGCGCTCCAGGGAGGCGATCTGGTTGGAGCCGAGGCCACGCACGCGGCGGCTCTCGGAGATCCCGAGTCGCTCCATGATCTGCTTGGCGCGGACCTTGCCCACGCCCGGCAGGGACTCGAGCAGGGCGGAGACCTTCATCTTGCCGATGACGTCGTTCTCCTGGCCCTGCTTGATGACCTCGTGAAGGGAGGCGCCGGAGTGCTTGAGTCGATTCTTGACCTCGGCCCGCTCCCGGCGAGCCGCGGCGGCCTTTTCGAGCGCGGCTGCGCGCTGTTCAGGGGTAAGGGGCGGAAGAGCCACGCCTACGTCACCTCGGATGTCGAACTGATCGGATACGGACCGGTGAGGAACCTAGTCGCCCCACACCTGGGGAGCTACGAGCAACACGCTTGCCCGTTCTCCCCCACTACCTTGAGGGCGTGGGAGGTGCCCTCACTCGTCGGAGACTAGCGGGCAAGTGCGCCTGAGTCAGCGAGAACAGAGGAAAAGTCCTGGTCAGCCTCCGCCGAGCCCGACTTTTCGGACATATTGCCCCTGATTTGAGGATGTATTCAGACTCAAGCCGTCCCCGAGGCACTCCTCGCGGGTCTCCCGCGAGGCCGGCGGAAGGTCTAACCGGCCGCCACGGCGGCCCGGATCTCCTCCGCGAAGCGTTCCGCGGCCTCACGCAGCGTGACGACGTCGGGACCGTGCCGCAGGACCCCCCGGCTCACGTTCGGCACGACGTTGCGCACCGCCGCCCCGAAGACCCCGGGAAGGTCGGCCGGGGTAGCGCCCTGGGCGCCGATGCCGGGCGCGAGGAGCGGTCCGTTGATGTCCAGGTCGTACGACGACAGGTCGCCGAGCGTGGCGCCGACGACCGCGCCGAACGAGCCGAGGGGCTCCTCCCCCGCGTTCTCGGCGGCAAGGTGGGCAAGCATCGTCGCTCCGACGCTGCGGCCGTCGGCCCGCATGGCGTGCTGCACCTCCCCGCCCTCCGGGTTGGAGGTCAGTGCGAGCACGAAGAGCCCGGCGCCGCTCTCGCGCGCCAGTTCCACGGCCGGCCCGAGCGACCCGTAACCGAGGTACGGCGAGACGGTCAGCGCGTCCGAGAACAGCGGGGCGTCCTTCCTCAGAAAGGACTCCGCGTAGGCGGCCATCGTGGAGCCGATGTCGCCGCGCTTGGCGTCCATGACGATCAGCGCCCCGGCCGCCCGCGCCTCCTCCACCGACTTCTCCAGGACGGCGATGCCACGCGACCCGAAGCGCTCGAAGAAGGCGCTCTGCGGCTTGAGCACGGCGACCCGCTCGGCCACCGCCTCGACGACCGTGCGGCTGAACCGCTCCAGGCCCGCCACGTCGTCGTTCAGGCCCCACTCGGCGAGCAGCGAGGCGTGCGGGTCGATGCCGACGCACAGCGGGCCGCGCTCGTCCATGGACCGGCGCAGGCGCGCGCCGAAGGGCTCCGGAGAAGTCGTCATGCGGGCTTCCTCACGTCGGCGCCGACCGCGTCGGCGAGGGTGGCGTAGGGGCTTGTGCGCAGCCGTGCGGCGAGCCCCTTGTGGATGGCGCGGCCCCAGAAGGGCCCCTCGTAGATGAACGCGCTGTAGCCCTGTACGAGCGTGGCACCGGCCAGGATGCGCTGCCAAGCGTCCTCGGCGTTCTCGATGCCGCCGACGCCCACGAGGGTGATGCGGTCGCCCACGCGCGCGTAGAGGCGGCGCAGCACCTCCAGGGAGCGCGTTTTCAGCGGGGCGCCGGAGAGGCCGCCGGTCTCCTTCACCAGGGAGGGCGCGGACTTCAGGCCGAGTCCCTCGCGCGCGATGGTGGTGTTCGTGGCGATGATCCCGTCCAGGCCCAGCTCCACGGCGAGGTCGGCGACGGCGTCGACGTCCTCGTCGGCGAGGTCCGGCGCGATCTTCACCAGGAGCGGAACGCGCCGCGTGGTGACCGTACGGTCGGCGGCCTCGCGTACGGCGCTCAGCAGCGGACGCAGGGCCTCGGTCGCCTGGAGGTTGCGCAGGCCCGGCGTGTTCGGGGACGAGACGTTGACGACCAGGTAGTCGGCGTACGGCGCCAGCCGCTCGGTCGACTTCACGTAGTCGCCGACGGCCTCGGCCTCCGGGACGACCTTGGTCTTGCCGATGTTCACGCCCACGACGGTCCTGAAGACCGGCTCACGCGCGGCGAGACGGGCCGCCACCGCCAGGGAACCCTCGTTGTTGAAGCCCATGCGGTTGATGAGCGCCCGGTCCGCCACGAGGCGGAACAGCCGCTTCTTCGGGTTGCCCGGCTGCGGCTCCCCGGTCACCGTGCCGATCTCGACGTGGTCGAAGCCGAGCATCGACATCCCGTCGATCGCGACGGCGTTCTTGTCGAAGCCGGCCGCCAGTCCGAAGGGGCCGTGCATCCGCAGCCCGAACGCCTCCGTGCGCAGCTCCTTGTAGCGCGGCGCGAGCGCGGCCGCGACGAAGGTGCGCAGCACGGGGGTGCGGACGGCGAGGCGGATCCAGCGGAAGGCCAGATGGTGAGCCTGTTCGGGGTCCATCCGTTTGAAAACCAGACGGAAAAAAAGCTTGTACATGTCCCAGTGTCCTCTTGAAGCCTGAGCAGCCCTCATGAAGAGGGGGACACCGTTTCCGATGTCCCCCTCAGGGCTGCTAGTCGCGGGCCGCGGTCAGGTGTTCCGCGTGTTCCTGGAGCGAACGGACGCCCACGTCGCCGTGGGTGAGGGCGTCGATGCCCTGGACCGCCGCCGCGAGCGCCTGGACGGTCGTCAGGCAGGGCACGGAGCGTGCCACAGCCGCCGTACGGATCTCGTAGCCGTCGAGGCGGCCGCCGGTGCCGTACGGGGTGTTGACGATGAGGTCGACCTCACCCTCGTGGATGAGCTGGACGATGGTCTTCTCGCCGTTCGGTCCGGCGCCCTCGAACTGCTTGCGCACCACCGTGGCCTTGATGCCGTTGCGCTTGAGGACCTCGGCCGTGCCGGAGGTGGCGAGCAGCTCGAAGCCGTGGGCGACGAGCTCGCGCGCCGGGAAGATCATCGAGCGCTTGTCGCGGTTGGCGACCGAGATGAAGGCGCGGCCCTTGGTCGGCAGCGGGCCGTACGCGCCCGCCTGCGACTTGGCGTACGCCGTGCCGAAGACGGAGTCGATGCCCATGACCTCACCGGTGGAGCGCATCTCCGGCCCGAGAACCGTGTCGACGCCCCGCCCGTGGATGTCGCGGAACCGCGACCACGGCATCACGGCCTCCTTGACCGAGATCGGCGCGTCGAACGGCAGCTCGCCGCCGTCACCGCGCGCGGGCAGCAGTCCTTCGGCCCGCAGCTCGGCGATGGTCGTGCCCAGCGAGATCCGGGCGGCGGCCTTCGCCAGCGGCACCGCGGTCGCCTTCGAGGTGAAGGGGACCGTACGGGAGGCGCGCGGGTTGGCCTCCAGGACGTACAGGATGTCGCCGGCCATCGCGAACTGGATGTTGATCAGGCCACGTACCCCGACACCCTTGGCGATGGCCTCCGTCGAGGTCCGCAGCCGCTTGATGTCGAAGCCGCCGAGCGTGATCGGGGGCAGGGCGCACGCCGAGTCGCCGGAATGGATACCGGCCTCCTCGATGTGCTCCATGACGCCGCCCAGGTACAGCTCCTCGCCGTCGTACAGGGCGTCGACGTCGATCTCGATGGCGTCGTCGAGGAAGCGGTCGACCAGCACCGGCCGCGAGGGGCTGATCTCGGTCGACTCGGCGATGTACGACGCGAGGCGGGTCTCGTCGTACACGATCTCCATGCCACGTCCGCCGAGGACGTAGGACGGCCGGACGAGGACCGGGTAGCCGATCTCGTCCGCGATGGCCTTGGCCTCGGCGAAGGTGGTGGCGGTCCCGTGCTTCGGGGCCGGGAGACCGGCCTCGGCCAGAACGCGGCCGAACGCGCCGCGGTCCTCGGCGGCGTGGATCGCCTCGGGCGAGGTGCCCACGATCGGCACGCCGTTGTCCTTCAGCGCCTGCGACAGTCCCAGCGGGGTCTGGCCGCCCAGCTGAACGATCACGCCCGCGACCGGACCTGCCTGCTGCTCCGCGTGGACGATCTCCAGGACGTCTTCCAGCGTCAGCGGCTCGAAGTACAGGCGGTCCGAGGTGTCGTAGTCGGTGGAGACCGTCTCCGGGTTGCAGTTGACCATCACGGTCTCGTACCCGGCGTCGCTCAGCGCGAAGGAGGCGTGGACGCACGAGTAGTCGAACTCGATGCCCTGGCCGATGCGGTTGGGGCCGGAGCCCAGGATGATGACCGCGGGCTTCTCACGCGGCGCGACCTCGGTCTCCTCGTCGTAGGAGGAGTAGAAGTACGGCGTCTTCGCCGCGAACTCAGCGGCGCACGTGTCGACCGTCTTGTAGACCGGGCGAATGCCCAGCGCGTGCCGCACCTCGCGCACGACGTCCTCGCGCAGCCCGCGGATCTCGCCGATCTGCTGGTCGGAGAATCCGTGCCGCTTGGCCT
The Streptomyces sp. CGMCC 4.7035 DNA segment above includes these coding regions:
- the fmt gene encoding methionyl-tRNA formyltransferase, with translation MRLVFAGTPEVAVPALDALLASGRHEVAAVVTRPDAPAGRGRRLVASPVAERAEEAGIEVLKPNRPRDEDFLARLREIAPDCCPVVAYGALLPRVALDIPAHGWVNLHFSLLPAWRGAAPVQHSLLAGDEITGASTFLIEEGLDSGPVYGTITEQVRPTDTSGDLLTRLAFAGAGLLAATMDGIEDGTLKAVPQPAEGVTLAPKITVEDAHVDWSTPALRVDRVVRACTPAPGAWTTFRGERLKLIQVALVTERTDLAPGQLSVGKNNVHVGTGSYAVELVWVQAQGKKPMRAADWARGVRIGATEALGS
- a CDS encoding quinone-dependent dihydroorotate dehydrogenase; protein product: MYKLFFRLVFKRMDPEQAHHLAFRWIRLAVRTPVLRTFVAAALAPRYKELRTEAFGLRMHGPFGLAAGFDKNAVAIDGMSMLGFDHVEIGTVTGEPQPGNPKKRLFRLVADRALINRMGFNNEGSLAVAARLAAREPVFRTVVGVNIGKTKVVPEAEAVGDYVKSTERLAPYADYLVVNVSSPNTPGLRNLQATEALRPLLSAVREAADRTVTTRRVPLLVKIAPDLADEDVDAVADLAVELGLDGIIATNTTIAREGLGLKSAPSLVKETGGLSGAPLKTRSLEVLRRLYARVGDRITLVGVGGIENAEDAWQRILAGATLVQGYSAFIYEGPFWGRAIHKGLAARLRTSPYATLADAVGADVRKPA
- a CDS encoding integration host factor, whose amino-acid sequence is MALPPLTPEQRAAALEKAAAARRERAEVKNRLKHSGASLHEVIKQGQENDVIGKMKVSALLESLPGVGKVRAKQIMERLGISESRRVRGLGSNQIASLEREFGSTAS
- a CDS encoding primosomal protein N', whose product is MSSGNGQQRAGGEEAAPPEQLALMREAVRKAKEPRAKPRTWRGAALARELPVARVLVDKGVLHLDRYFDYAVPEELDAVARPGVRVRVRFGAGGRNVREGRREGGGLIDGFLVERVAESDYSGPLAALAQVVSPEPVLSPELLGLARAVADRYAGSVADVLQLAVPPRHARAEAAEMGPPPAPPSAPDPKSWRRYGRGAEFLGSLASGGSPRAVWTALPGPQWAEEIALAVQATLASGRGALVVVPAGRPAARVDAALRGLIGDGQHALLTADAGQERRYREWLAVRRGAVRAVVGTRAAMFAPVRNLGLVVVWDDGDASHSDDNAPFPHVREVLELRASRDKCAFLLGGWGCTVEAAQLVESGWAAPLVADREQVRAAAPLVRTVGDGDLARDEAARAARLPTLAWEVVREGLRHGPVLVQVPRRGYVPRMACAQCRAPARCRHCAGPLAAQDAGELRCCWCGREETSWHCPECGGFRLRAQVVGARRTAEELGRAFPAVPVRTSGREQVLDTVPSTSALVVSTPGAEPVAEGGYAAALLLDGWAMLSRPDLRAGEDALRRWIGAGALVRPQSAGGTVVVVAEPTLRPVQALVRWDPVGHAVRELAERAELGFPPVSRMAAVSGKAEAVAEFLRGAELPPDAEVLGPVPVPVGEAGRPRRAGGPPPGERWERALVRVRPGSGAALASALKTALAARTARGGSGGSGGSDAVRIRIDPPDIG
- the coaBC gene encoding bifunctional phosphopantothenoylcysteine decarboxylase/phosphopantothenate--cysteine ligase CoaBC gives rise to the protein MGKPKVVLGVSGGIAAYKACELLRRLAESGHDVRVVPTASALHFVGAATWSALSGNPVSTEVWDDVHEVPHVRIGQHADLVVVAPATADMLAKAAHGLADDLLTNTLLTARCPVVFAPAMHTEMWEHPATQENVATLRRRGAVVIEPAVGRLTGVDTGKGRLPDPAEIFEVCRRVLARGVAEPDLKGRHVVVSAGGTREPLDPVRFLGNRSSGKQGYALARTAAARGARVTLVAANTGLPDPAGVDVIQVGTAVQMREAVLKASADADAVVMAAAVADFRPAVYASGKIKKKDGQDPEPIALVRNPDILAEISADRARPGQVVVGFAAETDDVLANGRTKLERKGCDLLVVNEVGERKTFGSEENEAVVLGADGSETPVPYGPKEALAETVWDLVARRLG
- the gmk gene encoding guanylate kinase; its protein translation is MSERPRLTVLSGPSGVGKSTVVAHMRKEHPEVWLSVSATTRKPRPGEQHGVHYFFVTDEEMDKLIANGELLEWAEFAGNRYGTPRAAVLEHLEAGVPVLLEIDLQGARQVRESMPEGRLVFLAPPSWEELVRRLTGRGTEPPEVIERRLEAAKIELAAEPEFDVTLVNTSVEDVARELLALMNVV
- the pyrF gene encoding orotidine-5'-phosphate decarboxylase is translated as MTTSPEPFGARLRRSMDERGPLCVGIDPHASLLAEWGLNDDVAGLERFSRTVVEAVAERVAVLKPQSAFFERFGSRGIAVLEKSVEEARAAGALIVMDAKRGDIGSTMAAYAESFLRKDAPLFSDALTVSPYLGYGSLGPAVELARESGAGLFVLALTSNPEGGEVQHAMRADGRSVGATMLAHLAAENAGEEPLGSFGAVVGATLGDLSSYDLDINGPLLAPGIGAQGATPADLPGVFGAAVRNVVPNVSRGVLRHGPDVVTLREAAERFAEEIRAAVAAG
- the rpoZ gene encoding DNA-directed RNA polymerase subunit omega, giving the protein MSSSITAPEGIINPPIDELLEATDSKYSLVIYAAKRARQINAYYSQLGEGLLEYVGPLVDTHVHEKPLSIALREINAGLLTSEAIEGPAQ
- the metK gene encoding methionine adenosyltransferase, giving the protein MSRRLFTSESVTEGHPDKIADQISDTILDALLREDPTSRVAVETLITTGLVHVAGEVTTKAYADIATLVRNTILEIGYDSSKKGFDGASCGVSVSIGAQSPDIAQGVDTAYESRVEGDDDELDRQGAGDQGLMFGYATDETPTLMPLPIFLAHRLSKRLSDVRKNGTIPYLRPDGKTQVTIEYDGDKAVRLDTVVISSQHASDIDLESLLAPDIREFVVEPELKALLDDGIKLDTEGYRLLVNPTGRFEIGGPMGDAGLTGRKIIIDTYGGMARHGGGAFSGKDPSKVDRSAAYAMRWVAKNVVAAGLASRCEVQVAYAIGKAEPVGLFVETFGTAKVDAEKIESAITEVFDLRPAAIIRDLDLLRPIYAQTAAYGHFGRELPDFTWERTDRVEALRKAAGL